Proteins encoded together in one bacterium window:
- a CDS encoding O-antigen ligase family protein, whose translation MNATAPIERPTPPRFLTWLALALIFVTPGQLAYAVDPKHGPFIALADVLAVMVGGLFFLWVLFAGLPEGWPTGLRGRLSRVSWPPLPLWAWVAVAVLSGLGAESPKAAALEIIQLVLYFGVVYMLFANVLLGEQQRRQAVRVLLVATTLAVGYALFQYFTTNDPLAVKSLFQSRTAYSGFLALVLPLFLGLTLWSELAWERYWCGLLAVVGGLTILAPPMVWVVAIVCVTMAATWGRSHLLVKAAAATLVFMAVTVALVPLNRQVFQDTLDPYEEGPVYKVMQVAGEEGAADQTQGPIVKKRWIEWMPSLNMLAENFVLGVGAGNYQLNIGQPQYYGFLPNVRKSEPDTNSLYLVTAGSMGLAGLVCLLAFIGHYWHLAGSLWMHAHTPFGRALACGLYGACVALLIGSLFTSVFVRGTALAWALIFALIAGMAREGVMRTRAASAPAPSARSKGF comes from the coding sequence GTGAACGCGACTGCACCCATCGAGCGGCCCACGCCGCCTCGCTTCTTGACCTGGCTGGCACTGGCGCTGATCTTCGTCACACCGGGGCAACTGGCGTACGCGGTGGACCCCAAGCATGGCCCGTTCATCGCTCTGGCCGATGTCCTGGCAGTGATGGTGGGTGGGCTGTTCTTCCTGTGGGTGCTGTTCGCCGGCTTGCCCGAGGGTTGGCCGACGGGGCTGCGCGGGCGGCTCAGCCGCGTCTCGTGGCCGCCCCTGCCGCTGTGGGCCTGGGTGGCGGTGGCCGTGCTGTCGGGTCTGGGGGCCGAAAGCCCCAAGGCCGCGGCGCTGGAGATCATCCAGCTTGTCCTGTACTTCGGCGTCGTCTACATGCTGTTTGCCAATGTGCTGCTCGGCGAGCAGCAGCGGCGGCAGGCGGTGCGAGTCCTGCTCGTCGCGACGACGCTGGCTGTCGGCTATGCCCTGTTCCAGTACTTCACGACCAACGACCCGCTGGCGGTGAAGTCACTGTTCCAGAGCCGGACGGCCTACAGTGGCTTCCTGGCGCTGGTACTGCCGTTGTTCCTGGGGCTGACGCTGTGGTCCGAACTGGCGTGGGAGCGTTACTGGTGCGGCCTGCTGGCGGTTGTCGGTGGTCTGACGATCCTGGCCCCGCCCATGGTGTGGGTGGTGGCGATCGTCTGTGTGACGATGGCCGCGACCTGGGGCCGCAGTCACCTGCTCGTGAAGGCGGCCGCGGCGACACTGGTGTTCATGGCAGTGACAGTCGCCCTGGTGCCGCTCAACCGGCAGGTGTTCCAGGACACCCTCGACCCGTACGAGGAGGGGCCGGTCTACAAAGTCATGCAGGTGGCGGGGGAGGAGGGGGCTGCGGACCAGACGCAGGGCCCCATCGTCAAGAAGCGCTGGATCGAGTGGATGCCGTCGCTGAACATGCTGGCCGAGAACTTCGTGCTGGGCGTGGGCGCCGGCAACTACCAGCTCAACATCGGCCAGCCGCAGTACTACGGCTTCCTGCCCAATGTCAGGAAGTCCGAGCCGGACACGAACAGCCTCTACCTGGTCACGGCCGGTAGCATGGGCCTGGCCGGTCTGGTGTGCCTGCTGGCCTTCATCGGGCACTACTGGCACCTGGCCGGGAGCCTGTGGATGCACGCCCACACGCCCTTCGGTCGGGCCCTGGCGTGCGGCTTGTACGGCGCCTGCGTGGCGCTACTGATCGGCAGCCTGTTCACCAGCGTCTTCGTGCGGGGCACAGCCCTCGCCTGGGCGCTGATCTTCGCTCTCATCGCAGGCATGGCCCGCGAAGGGGTCATGCGAACACGGGCGGCGTCGGCTCCGGCGCCGTCGGCAAGAAGCAAGGGTTTCTGA
- the lipB gene encoding lipoyl(octanoyl) transferase LipB — protein sequence MRELQVWRLGRREYGETVALQEELVRQRRAGEIPDALLLLEHEAVVTVGRGHGPSASPPAPLPRSASLRSGEGGTATNGDGIPVVETSRGGEATYHGPGQLVAYPIVDLRQWRRDLHWYLRQLEAAGIETLRQLGVEAGNRPGHTGVWVQERKIASLGIAVRGWVTYHGLALNVDCDMSGFAGFNPCGLPSDTMVSLRELGLVVGVAEVATAFAQAFQGVLGYDRLHFLPETPEDVLRLRVVATTIDGR from the coding sequence GTGAGGGAGCTTCAGGTGTGGCGGCTAGGGCGGCGGGAGTACGGCGAGACGGTGGCGCTGCAGGAGGAGTTGGTGCGTCAGCGACGGGCGGGGGAGATCCCGGATGCGCTGCTGCTGCTGGAGCATGAAGCGGTGGTCACGGTCGGGAGAGGGCACGGCCCGTCTGCCTCACCCCCGGCCCCTCTCCCTCGCTCCGCTTCGCTGCGTTCGGGAGAGGGGGGAACGGCAACGAACGGCGACGGTATTCCTGTGGTGGAAACCTCACGGGGGGGGGAAGCAACATACCATGGACCGGGGCAACTGGTCGCGTACCCCATTGTTGACCTGCGGCAGTGGCGGCGGGATCTGCACTGGTATCTGCGGCAGCTTGAGGCGGCGGGGATCGAGACGCTCCGGCAGCTTGGGGTCGAGGCAGGGAATAGGCCGGGGCATACAGGCGTCTGGGTACAGGAACGGAAGATCGCGTCCCTCGGGATCGCGGTGCGCGGCTGGGTGACGTATCACGGGCTGGCGCTGAACGTGGATTGCGACATGTCCGGGTTCGCCGGCTTCAACCCGTGTGGCCTGCCGTCGGACACCATGGTGTCGTTGCGCGAGCTGGGGTTGGTGGTGGGGGTCGCCGAGGTGGCGACCGCGTTCGCGCAGGCCTTCCAAGGCGTCCTTGGTTATGATAGACTTCACTTTCTTCCGGAAACGCCGGAGGATGTGTTGCGTCTAAGAGTTGTTGCTACTACAATAGATGGTAGATAG
- a CDS encoding glycosyltransferase family 4 protein, translating into MSPIRLLHVLEATVGGTRRHLLDLCLNLPRDRFQQYVVCSTLRDERFLDDVQALDAAGIQVMDLPMRREISPLSDGRCLRQLRIAMAAWQPQIVHGHSSKGGFLARLAVRSLRPRPRTVYNPHGFAFQMRTSALKRGLYVALERLAGRWTDVLVAGCDGQKQLALQHHVVPDERIAIIPNGIRVDEFRVAADREACRRALGLPTEATLVGTVAALTPQKGVAQLVRAAAAVHRERPRVHLAVAGHGPLLPQLRRLAESLQASEAIHFLGQRDDVPQFLAALDVFVLPSLWEGLPYALLEAGAAGVPVIATAIPGNVDVIEHERTGLLVAPGDHLELTLALFRALDDPQMPRLAEALRERVERDYSLERMIAGHVRMYEGLVQA; encoded by the coding sequence ATGTCCCCCATTCGCCTCCTCCATGTGCTTGAAGCCACGGTCGGCGGTACGCGCCGGCACTTGCTCGACTTGTGCCTGAACCTCCCCCGCGACCGCTTCCAGCAGTATGTTGTGTGCTCGACGTTGCGCGATGAGCGCTTTCTGGATGACGTCCAGGCACTGGACGCGGCCGGGATCCAGGTCATGGATCTGCCCATGCGGCGGGAGATCAGTCCGCTGTCGGACGGGCGGTGCCTGCGGCAACTGCGGATCGCGATGGCCGCCTGGCAGCCGCAGATCGTGCACGGGCACAGCTCCAAGGGTGGCTTCCTGGCCCGCCTGGCGGTGCGGAGCCTGCGCCCCCGCCCCAGGACCGTCTATAACCCCCACGGCTTCGCCTTCCAGATGCGCACCTCCGCCCTCAAGCGCGGGCTGTATGTGGCGCTGGAGCGGCTCGCCGGGCGGTGGACGGATGTCCTCGTGGCCGGATGTGACGGGCAGAAGCAACTGGCCCTGCAGCACCATGTTGTGCCTGACGAGCGCATCGCGATCATTCCCAATGGCATCCGAGTGGACGAGTTCCGGGTGGCGGCAGATCGGGAAGCGTGTCGGCGAGCGCTGGGGCTGCCGACAGAGGCTACCCTCGTCGGAACCGTCGCCGCGCTGACGCCGCAGAAGGGCGTTGCACAGCTTGTGCGGGCGGCCGCGGCGGTGCATCGGGAGCGACCGCGGGTGCATCTGGCGGTGGCCGGGCATGGCCCGCTGCTGCCGCAACTGCGGCGGCTGGCCGAGTCGCTGCAGGCGTCGGAGGCGATCCACTTCCTGGGCCAGCGCGATGATGTCCCGCAGTTCCTGGCCGCGCTGGATGTGTTCGTCCTGCCCTCGCTGTGGGAGGGGCTGCCGTATGCGCTGCTGGAGGCCGGAGCGGCCGGCGTGCCGGTCATCGCGACGGCCATCCCCGGCAATGTGGACGTGATCGAGCACGAGCGCACCGGGCTGCTGGTAGCGCCGGGCGACCACCTGGAGCTGACACTGGCGCTGTTCCGGGCGCTGGACGACCCGCAGATGCCGCGCCTGGCGGAGGCCTTGCGGGAGCGGGTCGAGCGCGACTACAGCCTGGAGCGCATGATCGCGGGGCATGTGCGCATGTACGAGGGGCTGGTGCAGGCGTGA
- a CDS encoding oligosaccharide flippase family protein, with protein sequence MDDEMDLAPVDPAEEQAKSEAADDATAGRRMALGGIIISAFLFLGKVAGYAKSILISGYFGSDVRTDAFYRVYDVLIYGTYTNLEKIIRPAYLPQFVRDMKEEGEPKAWQLTSTVGNLELLLLLALTVVLEVFAPQILRTLWPTMAADSIGFPTGVLMIRVMAPTIIFLSLSLMPELTLHAYKRFTLPAFAEFSLRVGSAAGIVLGVYLLWDPHGSHGILAAALGAIIGGCLRFFVMLPGLVGKLRNYRAIASPVRDASTRTVFSLMPPLLLGMAAAYARNYADSVYTDRLGPSMYTNLKFARTMGDSALQILPLAVSFVVYPFLSGWAARGEKDKLAEALVSMTRIMAFIFVPISVAMMFLARPIITVVYEHGAMTSEDAARSALALFCYAPGLLFFALETSIMKWFFALQDTKTPNYWGAGMAVLNIIIAGLGVMWLWPQGSISATGALAFVALALTLSKSAKVIILYGSLRRKIGHIDRRAVLSFAARLALAAALMGGVIYFIGAGLAPTLNAWQPPFAAKKLRMLALAAAVGCGGGGVFLVTAALLKIEELTMVAGFVREKVRKRLRKGNNEE encoded by the coding sequence ATGGATGACGAAATGGATCTGGCGCCGGTTGATCCGGCTGAAGAACAAGCGAAGAGCGAGGCCGCCGACGATGCCACGGCGGGGCGGCGCATGGCCCTGGGCGGCATCATCATCTCGGCCTTCCTCTTCCTGGGAAAGGTCGCCGGCTACGCCAAGAGCATCCTCATCTCCGGGTACTTCGGCAGCGATGTGCGCACCGATGCCTTCTACCGGGTCTATGATGTCCTGATCTACGGGACGTACACGAACCTGGAGAAGATCATCCGTCCGGCCTACCTGCCGCAGTTCGTGCGCGACATGAAGGAGGAGGGGGAGCCGAAGGCCTGGCAACTCACCAGCACGGTGGGCAACTTGGAGTTGCTGCTCCTGCTGGCGCTGACGGTGGTGCTGGAGGTCTTCGCCCCCCAGATCCTGCGCACGCTCTGGCCGACGATGGCCGCCGACTCGATCGGCTTCCCCACGGGCGTCCTGATGATCCGGGTCATGGCCCCGACGATCATCTTCCTGTCCCTGTCGCTGATGCCGGAGTTGACGCTGCACGCCTACAAGCGCTTCACGCTGCCGGCGTTCGCGGAGTTCTCGCTGCGCGTGGGGAGCGCCGCCGGGATCGTGCTGGGCGTGTACCTGCTCTGGGACCCGCACGGCTCGCACGGCATCCTGGCAGCGGCGCTGGGGGCCATCATCGGCGGCTGCCTGCGGTTCTTCGTGATGCTCCCCGGCCTGGTGGGGAAGCTGCGCAACTACCGGGCCATTGCCAGCCCGGTGCGGGATGCCAGCACGCGGACGGTCTTCAGCCTGATGCCGCCGTTGCTGCTGGGGATGGCGGCGGCCTATGCGCGCAACTACGCCGACAGCGTGTACACCGACCGCCTGGGCCCCAGCATGTACACCAACCTCAAGTTCGCCCGCACGATGGGCGACTCGGCGCTGCAGATCCTGCCGCTGGCGGTCAGCTTCGTCGTCTACCCCTTCCTGTCGGGCTGGGCCGCGCGCGGCGAGAAGGACAAGCTGGCCGAGGCGCTGGTCAGCATGACGCGCATCATGGCCTTCATCTTCGTGCCCATCTCCGTGGCGATGATGTTCCTGGCTCGGCCGATCATCACCGTGGTCTACGAGCACGGGGCGATGACCTCCGAGGATGCGGCGCGGTCGGCGCTGGCGCTGTTCTGCTATGCTCCGGGGCTGCTGTTCTTCGCCCTGGAAACCAGCATCATGAAGTGGTTCTTCGCCCTGCAGGACACCAAGACGCCGAACTACTGGGGCGCGGGGATGGCGGTGCTGAACATCATCATCGCCGGCCTGGGCGTGATGTGGCTGTGGCCGCAGGGCTCCATTAGCGCCACCGGGGCGCTCGCCTTCGTGGCTCTGGCCCTGACGCTGAGCAAGAGCGCCAAGGTCATCATCCTGTACGGGTCGTTGCGCCGGAAGATCGGTCACATTGACCGCCGCGCCGTCCTGTCCTTCGCCGCCAGGCTCGCACTGGCGGCCGCCCTCATGGGCGGCGTCATCTACTTCATCGGCGCCGGCCTGGCCCCGACGCTGAACGCCTGGCAGCCGCCCTTTGCCGCCAAGAAGCTGCGCATGCTGGCGCTCGCGGCGGCCGTGGGGTGTGGCGGTGGCGGCGTCTTCCTGGTCACGGCGGCGCTGCTGAAGATCGAGGAACTGACCATGGTCGCGGGGTTCGTCCGCGAAAAGGTGCGCAAGCGGCTGAGGAAAGGCAATAACGAAGAGTGA
- a CDS encoding glycosyltransferase family 4 protein yields the protein MRRVDSGRARLVYVLGQFPSLSETFILREMVALEEMGFAVIPLSMQAAPPGPPHAQAEPFLRRTLYRPRPLSSATLTALLRTCFQRPLGLASTLCFLLRMVVLHPGCARELLSAFAAAVHFASQLSPREARHVHAHFASYPATVGLMLMEICGCGYSISCHAQDIFGPGTVLLSRKCREADFVTVCTRHGMERLQRNHSLILGDKLHLVRHGVDVARMVQESHIDYPLPMILSAGRLVEKKGFPLLLQAAALLNGRGLQFELVIAGDGPMRDELERLAGGLGLRDRVVFAGHLTQEQLTHVYRRADAFCLASTVAKDGDRDGLPNVILEAMAFGVPVVASNLSAIPEAIIDEETGLLAAPGSPQDLAAQLERALDDRELRARLIANARRLVQDEFDLHKNTVQLGRLFAQNLGLRDWPLQDSPAEPASIEL from the coding sequence ATGCGCAGAGTTGACTCGGGACGAGCGCGCCTGGTCTACGTCCTGGGCCAGTTCCCCTCGCTGTCAGAGACCTTCATCCTCCGCGAGATGGTGGCGCTGGAGGAGATGGGGTTTGCGGTCATCCCCCTGTCCATGCAGGCCGCCCCTCCGGGCCCGCCCCACGCCCAGGCCGAGCCCTTCCTGCGCCGCACCCTCTACCGCCCTCGCCCGCTCTCTTCCGCCACGCTGACCGCACTGCTCAGAACGTGCTTCCAGCGGCCGCTCGGCCTGGCCTCGACGCTTTGCTTCCTGCTGCGCATGGTGGTCCTCCACCCGGGGTGCGCCCGCGAGCTACTCTCGGCCTTCGCAGCGGCCGTCCACTTCGCCTCCCAGCTCTCCCCGCGCGAGGCGCGCCATGTCCACGCGCACTTCGCCAGCTACCCGGCCACCGTCGGACTGATGCTGATGGAGATATGCGGATGCGGCTATAGCATCTCGTGCCACGCCCAGGACATCTTCGGCCCCGGTACGGTGCTGCTGTCGCGCAAGTGCCGCGAGGCCGACTTCGTCACCGTGTGCACGCGCCATGGCATGGAACGGTTGCAGCGCAACCACTCACTAATCCTGGGGGACAAGCTGCACCTCGTCCGGCACGGGGTGGATGTGGCGCGGATGGTGCAGGAGTCGCACATAGACTACCCCCTGCCGATGATCCTGTCGGCAGGGCGGCTGGTGGAGAAGAAGGGCTTCCCGCTTCTGCTGCAGGCCGCGGCGCTGCTGAACGGGCGGGGGCTGCAGTTCGAGCTGGTCATCGCCGGCGACGGGCCCATGCGGGATGAGTTGGAGCGCCTGGCGGGCGGCCTGGGCCTGCGCGACCGGGTGGTCTTTGCCGGGCATCTGACCCAGGAGCAACTGACTCACGTGTACCGGCGCGCGGACGCCTTCTGCCTGGCCAGCACCGTGGCCAAGGATGGCGACCGCGACGGCCTGCCCAATGTCATCCTGGAGGCCATGGCCTTCGGCGTGCCAGTCGTGGCGAGCAACCTGAGCGCCATCCCGGAAGCGATCATCGACGAGGAGACGGGGCTGCTGGCGGCGCCGGGGTCGCCGCAAGACCTGGCGGCGCAACTGGAGCGGGCGCTGGATGACCGGGAGCTGCGGGCCAGGCTGATCGCCAACGCACGACGACTCGTGCAGGATGAGTTTGACCTGCACAAGAACACGGTGCAGTTGGGGCGGCTGTTCGCCCAGAACCTCGGGCTGCGCGACTGGCCCTTGCAGGACAGCCCGGCGGAGCCCGCCTCCATCGAGTTGTAG
- a CDS encoding glycosyltransferase family 4 protein, translating into MRVGLDGMLLGGHHSGVEQSIEGLIGALPQVAPEHGYLLACRREYAEHSPVAALPAPGWARGRLLRIAYEQTRLAHDLRSRCDLLHAPGYIMPLNWHGPSVLTVYDVIALQFPHLCKPSNVWHYRAMLPRSLRRATAVVVPTETVARDVRQLAPEVGKKLRVIPLGIGEQYRPVGAAEVAEVRERLGLPERFILCVGNVEPKKNLPAVIRAFAGVADRAPHHLLVAGRPAWGADAVAAAQRQGAGTDKVAALGYVAPADLPALYTAADLLVQWSLYEGMGLPPLEAMACGTPVLVSDGGALPEVAGPAAEVVPLGPPERLTEGLQRLLSNGTRLAELRAAGLRHAAQFTWQRHARAVVALYEEVLHAQS; encoded by the coding sequence ATGAGAGTGGGTCTCGACGGCATGCTGCTGGGCGGGCACCACTCCGGGGTGGAGCAATCCATCGAGGGGCTGATCGGGGCGCTGCCGCAGGTGGCCCCGGAGCATGGATACCTGCTGGCGTGCCGACGGGAGTATGCCGAGCACAGCCCGGTAGCGGCGCTGCCCGCGCCGGGATGGGCGCGCGGGCGGTTGCTGCGGATTGCCTACGAGCAGACGCGGCTGGCGCACGACCTGCGCAGCCGCTGCGACCTGCTGCACGCCCCCGGCTACATCATGCCGCTGAACTGGCACGGGCCCTCGGTGCTCACGGTCTATGATGTCATCGCCCTGCAGTTCCCGCACCTGTGCAAGCCCAGCAATGTGTGGCACTACCGGGCGATGCTGCCGCGCAGCCTGCGCCGGGCGACGGCCGTGGTCGTGCCGACCGAGACCGTGGCACGGGATGTGCGGCAGCTGGCGCCCGAGGTGGGAAAGAAGCTGCGGGTCATTCCCCTGGGCATCGGCGAGCAGTACCGTCCGGTCGGCGCCGCCGAGGTGGCTGAAGTCCGCGAGCGCCTGGGGCTGCCGGAGCGGTTCATCCTGTGCGTGGGCAATGTCGAACCCAAGAAGAACCTGCCGGCGGTCATCCGGGCCTTCGCCGGCGTGGCGGATCGGGCGCCGCACCACCTGCTGGTGGCCGGCAGGCCGGCGTGGGGTGCCGACGCGGTCGCCGCGGCACAACGGCAGGGCGCCGGGACCGACAAGGTGGCCGCCCTGGGCTACGTGGCGCCCGCGGACCTGCCTGCGCTATACACCGCCGCCGACCTTCTGGTACAATGGTCGCTGTACGAAGGCATGGGGCTGCCGCCGCTGGAGGCGATGGCCTGCGGCACGCCGGTGCTGGTCTCCGACGGCGGGGCGCTGCCGGAGGTCGCGGGGCCGGCGGCGGAGGTCGTGCCCTTGGGGCCGCCGGAGCGGCTGACGGAGGGCCTGCAGCGCCTGCTGTCGAATGGGACTCGGCTGGCCGAACTCCGTGCGGCCGGCCTGCGTCATGCGGCGCAGTTCACCTGGCAGCGCCATGCCCGGGCCGTGGTGGCGCTCTACGAGGAAGTTCTCCATGCGCAGAGTTGA
- a CDS encoding glycosyltransferase family 4 protein, whose protein sequence is MAAGAGGGVASNHEWQVTMVPAPAASSLRVLYVNHVGVLGGAERSLLGLLQAVDRRQIEPHLAAPDDGPLADAARQAGIPVHPLPPCRLHRPQTPWDFVAAFRTFGRFRRALRRACRAVEPDLIHANSLISAWASTRVTRAPVVWHCRDLRAPAHLVRAVRRRATRVIAISQAVASYIEATAPQGAPVTVITNGFSPQDVHVTRRRSQVRGDWEMGAETPLIGCMGQLVPWKRQDVLLRAMPLVLEHVPQARVVFMGSDTFDEHPEYVASLHELANAPSLQGHVVWAGFVDHPADALAALDVLAHPADREPFGRVVLEALALGVPVVAVNQAGPAEIIEDGRSGLLVPPDDPAALAEGIVHLLQDGELREGLSDGARIRAGHFSVSHTAARVLELYREVLAP, encoded by the coding sequence ATGGCTGCGGGGGCAGGCGGGGGTGTAGCGAGCAACCACGAGTGGCAGGTGACCATGGTTCCCGCGCCCGCCGCATCTTCACTGCGCGTCCTGTATGTCAACCACGTCGGCGTCCTCGGCGGGGCGGAGCGGAGTCTACTGGGACTGCTGCAGGCGGTGGATCGGCGGCAGATCGAGCCGCACCTGGCTGCCCCCGATGACGGTCCGCTGGCAGACGCCGCCCGCCAAGCCGGCATTCCCGTGCATCCCCTCCCGCCCTGCCGCCTGCACCGTCCGCAGACTCCCTGGGACTTCGTCGCCGCCTTCCGCACCTTCGGGCGCTTCCGCCGCGCGTTGCGCCGAGCGTGCCGCGCGGTGGAGCCTGACCTCATCCACGCCAACAGCCTCATCAGCGCCTGGGCGTCCACGCGCGTCACCCGAGCTCCGGTCGTGTGGCACTGCCGCGATCTGCGGGCCCCCGCGCACCTCGTGCGGGCGGTTCGGCGGCGGGCGACGCGCGTCATTGCCATCTCACAGGCGGTGGCCTCCTACATCGAAGCAACGGCGCCGCAGGGCGCCCCCGTGACGGTCATCACCAACGGCTTCAGCCCGCAGGATGTGCATGTCACACGGCGGCGCAGCCAGGTGCGCGGCGACTGGGAGATGGGCGCGGAGACGCCGCTGATCGGCTGCATGGGCCAGTTGGTGCCGTGGAAGCGGCAGGATGTACTGCTGCGAGCCATGCCGCTGGTGTTGGAGCACGTGCCGCAGGCGCGGGTCGTCTTCATGGGCAGCGACACCTTCGACGAGCACCCCGAGTACGTGGCGTCACTGCACGAGTTGGCGAACGCGCCCTCGCTCCAGGGCCATGTCGTCTGGGCGGGCTTCGTGGACCACCCGGCCGACGCACTGGCGGCCCTGGATGTGCTGGCCCACCCTGCCGACCGGGAGCCGTTCGGGCGGGTGGTGCTCGAAGCCCTCGCTCTGGGCGTGCCCGTGGTGGCGGTCAACCAGGCCGGCCCGGCCGAGATCATCGAGGACGGGCGCAGTGGGCTGCTGGTGCCGCCCGACGACCCGGCCGCGCTGGCGGAGGGGATTGTGCACCTGCTGCAGGACGGTGAGCTGCGCGAGGGCCTCAGTGACGGCGCGCGCATCCGCGCCGGGCACTTTTCGGTCAGCCACACGGCCGCGCGCGTGCTGGAGCTGTACCGCGAGGTGCTCGCGCCATGA